A single region of the Rhodopirellula bahusiensis genome encodes:
- a CDS encoding DUF1552 domain-containing protein: MRNIRPSRRGFLRSGSALVALPMLESFGFKRFANAATTTVAPPKRMVFLGMGFGVTADRWYPDTNTVGENYELPKILRPLTRHQKDITIIQNLMHQYSADGHSGSTFWLTGANRYAIPGQSFHNTVSVDQVAAEVLGQQTRFTSIQLAAKGASTDGHGPGGSLAWNRSGKPIAGLDTPVAAFHRLFSVDETPLEVQQQRLSEQRSVLDTVLSDAKSINLKLNASDNAKLDEYFQSIREIEIRLAKEEKWLGVDKKRPQQAVREPGESLEGVEEIRMMYDIMLAAMQVDATRVFTYRMPVNSMISSLGATMSAHSMSHYSEGERRTVSQNRDTAHARLLAEFMDKLKASTEPDGSSLFDNIAISLGTNLSSVHTLKNCPTLIAGGAAGFRHGRHIVMDDPKTPLCNLWLSTLQGAGIQTGSFGDSTGMIEELF, encoded by the coding sequence ATGAGAAACATTCGCCCATCCCGCCGTGGTTTTCTTCGCAGTGGCAGTGCCTTGGTTGCATTGCCAATGTTGGAATCGTTTGGTTTCAAGCGGTTCGCAAACGCGGCAACGACAACAGTCGCGCCACCCAAACGCATGGTGTTCTTGGGGATGGGATTTGGCGTCACAGCGGATCGTTGGTATCCCGACACCAACACCGTCGGGGAGAACTACGAATTGCCTAAGATCCTTCGTCCTCTGACCCGACACCAGAAGGACATCACGATCATTCAGAACCTGATGCACCAGTACTCCGCCGACGGTCACTCCGGCAGCACCTTCTGGTTGACCGGAGCCAACCGATACGCGATTCCAGGCCAAAGTTTTCACAACACCGTTTCAGTGGACCAAGTCGCCGCGGAAGTGCTCGGCCAACAAACTCGGTTCACTTCCATTCAGCTTGCCGCCAAAGGTGCATCCACCGACGGGCACGGTCCCGGTGGATCGCTTGCTTGGAACCGTTCCGGCAAACCAATCGCCGGGTTGGACACGCCCGTTGCCGCTTTCCACCGTTTGTTCTCGGTCGACGAAACTCCACTGGAAGTGCAACAACAACGCCTGAGCGAACAACGGAGCGTTTTGGACACGGTGCTTTCGGATGCCAAGTCCATCAACCTGAAACTCAATGCGTCTGACAATGCCAAGCTGGACGAATACTTCCAGTCCATCCGAGAAATTGAGATTCGGCTGGCCAAAGAAGAAAAGTGGTTGGGTGTGGATAAGAAGCGACCCCAGCAAGCCGTTCGCGAACCCGGTGAATCGCTTGAGGGCGTGGAAGAGATTCGCATGATGTATGACATCATGCTCGCGGCCATGCAGGTCGATGCGACTCGCGTCTTCACCTACCGCATGCCAGTCAACTCGATGATCTCAAGTCTTGGTGCGACGATGAGCGCACACAGCATGAGTCATTACTCGGAGGGCGAACGCCGCACGGTTTCTCAGAATCGTGACACCGCTCACGCGCGATTGCTGGCGGAGTTCATGGACAAACTGAAGGCGAGCACCGAACCCGATGGATCCAGCCTCTTCGACAACATCGCCATCTCATTGGGCACCAACCTCAGTTCAGTGCATACGCTCAAGAATTGCCCCACTTTGATCGCGGGTGGTGCAGCGGGATTCCGTCATGGTCGTCATATCGTGATGGACGACCCCAAGACACCGTTGTGCAACCTTTGGCTCAGTACACTGCAGGGAGCAGGTATTCAAACGGGCTCCTTCGGTGATTCGACTGGTATGATTGAGGAGCTGTTTTAA
- a CDS encoding multiheme c-type cytochrome, which yields MDVSRLNRNCLGWSALTLVVFAALDWQAPGASAAGTSKYAHSDSDKRFLHHIDLYDRNNRKISPESTEPYSVEKTCGRCHDFETISHGWHFNAFASEVERQRVKAGSEADAAKNAGEAPAKLESANHSDAEAAHAESETARSDGRPGEPWIWTDARTGTQLPLAYRDWEGRFSPSEIGITTHEMTQKFGARIPGGGAAASWDTKAAELADESSEPTRWPLTGSLEIDCMACHAKSGAYDFERRRETIEDENFAWAPTAAIRIGDVSGSVSRMKAGVDLDDEKVQAKLPKVEYDDRRFGIDGTVFFDLVRKPENNSCYQCHSQRTVSDAGIDARWNHDQDVHLRAGMNCVDCHRNGIDHQTVRGFEGEQHPAGVAATTLSCRGCHMGVSESTDAHADELDDELSLTQIAFRAGRLGSPFPKHEGLPPVHFEKLSCTACHSGPVPGEEAVGLMTSLAHGLGEKGHRSGMELPSIQGPVFAKADSNGLVTPHRAMWPAYWGELVDGKVTPLPPEEVYTNTRRALRVRKDFIEELSDKGREEFDEKVAAALAAIEKTMEVEQAVYVSTGLVFSRGEEEGSLVEVAVENQEAIEMVRWPMAHNVRPAGWALGATGCLECHSDDGLIFTSTITPKGPAPVTADPINMASIQGLDEATRLEWNQLFGGRKMFKVLTAASLIVLLLAAVGSCLPTIRSRME from the coding sequence ATGGATGTGAGTCGATTGAATCGCAATTGCCTGGGCTGGAGTGCATTGACTCTCGTTGTGTTTGCAGCGCTGGATTGGCAAGCACCGGGTGCGTCTGCAGCCGGGACCAGCAAGTACGCACATAGCGATAGCGATAAACGATTCCTGCACCACATCGATCTCTATGATCGGAACAATCGCAAGATTTCACCGGAGTCGACGGAACCTTACTCGGTCGAAAAAACCTGCGGACGTTGCCACGACTTCGAGACGATCTCTCACGGTTGGCACTTCAACGCTTTTGCGAGCGAAGTGGAACGCCAACGTGTAAAAGCTGGTTCGGAAGCCGACGCGGCAAAGAACGCTGGTGAAGCCCCGGCAAAATTGGAATCGGCAAATCACTCCGATGCGGAAGCTGCGCACGCGGAAAGCGAAACGGCTCGTTCCGATGGTCGGCCCGGTGAGCCGTGGATTTGGACGGACGCCCGCACGGGGACTCAATTGCCACTAGCTTACCGCGATTGGGAAGGACGTTTCAGTCCCAGCGAAATCGGCATCACGACTCATGAGATGACGCAAAAATTCGGTGCTCGGATTCCCGGCGGCGGAGCCGCAGCGAGTTGGGATACGAAAGCCGCGGAACTTGCCGATGAATCATCCGAGCCGACCCGATGGCCACTGACCGGATCGCTGGAGATCGACTGCATGGCGTGTCATGCGAAATCCGGAGCGTACGACTTCGAGCGGCGACGTGAAACGATCGAGGACGAGAACTTTGCGTGGGCACCGACGGCAGCGATCCGGATCGGCGACGTGTCGGGATCGGTCTCGCGAATGAAGGCTGGTGTGGACTTAGATGATGAAAAGGTCCAAGCCAAACTGCCGAAGGTCGAGTACGACGACCGACGATTTGGCATCGATGGCACCGTGTTCTTTGACTTGGTTCGCAAACCTGAGAACAACTCCTGCTACCAATGTCACAGCCAGCGAACCGTGTCCGATGCGGGAATCGACGCTCGCTGGAATCACGATCAAGATGTTCACCTGCGGGCAGGCATGAACTGCGTCGATTGTCACCGCAATGGAATCGACCACCAAACCGTTCGTGGTTTCGAAGGCGAGCAGCATCCCGCAGGCGTCGCTGCGACAACCCTGAGTTGCCGGGGATGTCACATGGGAGTTTCCGAGTCGACCGACGCTCACGCTGATGAACTGGACGACGAGCTATCATTGACTCAGATCGCATTCCGGGCTGGCCGTCTCGGATCTCCGTTTCCGAAGCACGAGGGGCTGCCTCCGGTTCACTTCGAAAAGTTGAGCTGCACGGCTTGTCACAGTGGCCCGGTTCCCGGTGAGGAAGCCGTTGGACTGATGACGTCGTTGGCTCATGGTTTGGGCGAGAAAGGTCATCGCAGCGGAATGGAACTCCCGTCGATTCAGGGCCCCGTCTTCGCAAAGGCGGATAGCAATGGATTGGTCACGCCACACCGAGCGATGTGGCCGGCGTATTGGGGCGAATTGGTGGATGGCAAAGTGACGCCACTTCCTCCCGAAGAGGTTTACACAAATACGCGGCGTGCTCTACGTGTTCGCAAGGATTTTATCGAGGAGTTGTCCGACAAGGGCCGGGAAGAATTCGACGAAAAGGTTGCCGCGGCGTTGGCGGCGATCGAGAAGACGATGGAAGTTGAACAAGCCGTTTACGTATCGACCGGGTTGGTCTTTTCTCGCGGCGAAGAGGAAGGCTCACTGGTCGAGGTCGCAGTCGAGAACCAGGAAGCGATCGAGATGGTTCGGTGGCCGATGGCTCACAATGTCCGGCCTGCGGGTTGGGCTCTCGGTGCCACCGGTTGTCTGGAATGTCACTCTGACGATGGGCTGATTTTCACTTCGACGATCACCCCGAAAGGGCCGGCTCCGGTGACGGCGGATCCGATCAATATGGCAAGCATCCAGGGACTCGATGAAGCAACGCGATTGGAATGGAACCAATTGTTTGGCGGCCGAAAAATGTTCAAGGTCCTGACCGCGGCGTCCCTGATCGTGTTGTTGTTGGCGGCTGTCGGTAGTTGCCTACCGACGATCCGATCCAGAATGGAATAG
- a CDS encoding sulfatase family protein: protein MILRLLPWSPTFLCLLISAIAGQIGIASSANAADRPNIVLMMCDDLGWGDTGFNGNTIIKTPELDALAEEGTVLDHFYSVGPVCSPTRASFLTGRHYFRMGIWTANRGHLPSQEFTLARMLKQEGYATGHFGKWHLGTLSRTVSAKGKGRRPDLHYAPPWERDYDASFVTESAVCTWDPGLGKRAHNNPYYENGVATDENVLGCDSRVLMDRALPFIENAAKKDQPFLSVIWFHAPHEDIQAGPEYLAQYEGHGEAAHYYGCITAVDDQVGRLRKKLDQLGVADNTLLFFCSDNGPEGKTPKDRAKTRRAGSAGEFSGRKRSVLDGGVRVPAFVHWPGQIPAGVRLDAPLSVMDLLPTVAAITGANLLPERQLDGENILPIWKGQQIQRETSIPFRYGDFACLVRGKHKLIIESSGDRSQDRLFDLSNDVTESDNLADQHPELVESMRSELLGFLKSAESSHAGEDYDGGHVPVDAWHPLSRAKNRKAATSNR from the coding sequence ATGATCTTGCGTCTACTGCCCTGGTCGCCAACCTTCCTTTGCCTGTTGATCTCCGCGATCGCGGGACAAATCGGCATCGCTTCTTCCGCGAATGCTGCGGATCGCCCCAACATTGTTTTGATGATGTGTGACGACTTGGGCTGGGGTGACACTGGGTTCAATGGCAACACGATCATCAAAACACCCGAACTGGATGCTCTGGCAGAAGAGGGAACCGTGCTTGATCACTTTTATTCCGTCGGTCCGGTTTGCTCACCCACGCGAGCCTCGTTTCTGACGGGACGCCATTACTTTCGAATGGGGATTTGGACGGCCAACCGAGGCCACTTGCCATCACAAGAGTTCACGCTCGCTCGCATGCTGAAGCAAGAAGGCTACGCGACCGGGCACTTTGGGAAGTGGCACCTTGGCACGCTCAGCCGAACGGTCTCTGCAAAAGGGAAAGGACGCCGGCCTGACCTTCACTACGCTCCGCCATGGGAACGCGACTACGACGCTTCGTTTGTGACCGAATCCGCTGTGTGCACCTGGGATCCCGGCTTGGGCAAGCGTGCTCACAACAATCCATACTACGAAAACGGCGTTGCCACGGATGAAAATGTTCTGGGTTGCGACTCGAGGGTTCTGATGGATCGGGCATTGCCGTTCATTGAGAATGCGGCGAAGAAAGATCAACCCTTTCTCAGTGTGATTTGGTTCCACGCCCCACACGAAGACATTCAAGCCGGACCGGAGTACCTCGCTCAATACGAAGGTCACGGCGAAGCGGCTCACTACTACGGGTGCATCACCGCCGTGGATGATCAAGTCGGAAGGCTTCGAAAGAAGCTCGATCAACTCGGGGTTGCCGACAACACGTTGTTATTCTTCTGCAGCGATAATGGACCAGAAGGCAAGACACCAAAAGACAGAGCAAAAACGCGGCGAGCGGGCAGTGCGGGTGAGTTCTCCGGTCGCAAGCGAAGCGTCCTCGATGGTGGCGTCCGTGTTCCCGCTTTTGTTCATTGGCCCGGCCAAATTCCAGCCGGCGTTCGGCTGGATGCGCCGCTGTCCGTCATGGACTTGTTGCCCACCGTCGCCGCAATCACGGGTGCAAACCTGCTTCCCGAACGTCAGCTTGATGGTGAAAACATTTTGCCCATTTGGAAGGGGCAACAAATTCAGCGTGAGACATCGATTCCGTTTCGCTACGGTGACTTCGCGTGCTTGGTACGAGGCAAGCACAAGCTGATCATCGAGTCATCCGGCGATCGTTCGCAAGATCGCTTGTTCGATCTCAGCAACGACGTCACGGAGTCCGACAATCTTGCCGATCAACATCCGGAACTGGTCGAGTCCATGCGATCGGAACTGCTTGGCTTCCTGAAGTCAGCCGAGTCCAGCCATGCTGGCGAAGACTACGATGGCGGCCACGTGCCCGTTGATGCTTGGCATCCGCTCTCGCGTGCAAAAAACCGCAAAGCGGCAACTTCGAACCGTTGA